The genomic region GGGCTTGCGCAGCTCGTGGGTGTTCTCCCGGACCTTGTCGAAGACCACGACCGTGTCGTAGAGCGAGAAGCCGAGCACCGCGAGCAGACCGGTGACCGCCGACGGGGTGACCGGGAAGCCGGAGAGGGCGTAGATGCCGACGGTGATGACGATGTCGTGGAAGAGCGCGACCATCGCCGCGATCGACATCTTCCACTCGCGGAAGTAGATCCAGATGAAGATCATCACCAGGACCAGGAACACAGCGACGCCGAGCAGCGCGCGCTCGGCGACCTCCTCGCCCCAGCTGGCGCCGATCTCGTCGGTCGAGATGTCGCCGGTGGGTTCGACGGTCTCAGAGATCACGTCCAGGATCTCGTTGGTGCGCTCCTGGTCCAGCTCGCCGACCTGGATCGAGACGGACTCGCTGCCGGCGGTGGTGACGACCGGGGACTCGGCGCCCTCGACCTCCGCCTCGGCGATCGCCTCGCGCAGCTCGTCGGCGGTGTCCTGGGTGACGTCGCTGCTCGCGAGCGGCACTTTGTACTGGGTGCCGCCGGTGAACTCGATGCCGAAGTTCAGGCCCTTGCCGAAGATCGAGACCAGGGCGAGCGCCACCAGCAGCAGGCTGATGGCGTACCAGAGGCGTCGGTGCCCGACGAAGTCGATCGAGCGCTGACCGTTGTAGAGCGCGTTGCCGTACCGCGATGCCTTGCCCATCAGGCCTTGCCTCCTGCCGGAACGGCGTCGATGCCGAGGGTCTCCGGGCTGAGCCCGGAGAGCTTGCCGCCGCCGTTGAAGAACTTGAACTGGGCCAGCCAGGACACGAACGGCTTGGTGAACCAGAACAGCACCGCGAGGTCGATCAGCGTCGAGAGGCCCAGGGCGAACCCAAAGCCCTTCACCGCGCCGGTGGCGAAGATGTAGAGGATCGCCGCGGAGAGCAGCGAGACCGTGTTGGCGGCCAGGCGGGTGACCTTGGCGCGCTTCCACCCGGTCTCCACCGCGACCCGCATCGAGCGGCCCTCGCGCATCTCGTCACGGATGCGTTCGAAGAACAGGATGAAGGAGTCGGCGGTGACACCCACCGCGATGATCAGCCCGGCGATACCGGGCAGGGTGAGCGTGAAGCCCGCGGTCTTGGCGAGCAGCAGCACCAGCGCGTAGGTGATCGCCGCGGCGACCGCCAGCGAGGCCAGCACCACGATGCCGAGGCCGCGGTAGTAGAGCAGGCAGTAGAGCATCACCAGGCCGAGGCCGAGGGCGCCCGCCCACAGGCCTGCGGTGAGCTGGTTGCCGGCGAGCGAGGGGCCGATGTTCTCGGTGGTGGCGTCGTCCTCGAACGTGATCGGCAGCGCGCCGAACTTCAGGCTGGTGGCGAGGCTGTTGGCGGTCTCCTCGGTGAAGTTGCCGCTGATCTGCGCCTCGCCGTTCGGGATCACGCCCTGCATGGTGGGCGCGGAGATGACCTGGCCGTCGAGCACGATCGCGAACTGGTTCTCGGTGCCGACCAGCGCGCGGGAGATCTCCTCGAAGACGTCCTCGCCCTTGCCGCCGATGTCCAGGTTGACGACCCAGTTGACGTCGCCCTGCGGGATGCCGGCGGAGGCCGACTTCAGGTCGGTGCCCTCGATCGCGGCGGCGGAGAGGAGGTACTTCTGGCTGGTGCCGGTCTCCGGGTCGAACTCACAGGTGACCAGCGGCTTGTCGGGGTCGTCGACCACGACCGCGGCGGAGCCGTCGGTCGGGCACTCGAACTCGTTGAACGCCTGGACCGAGGCCTGGTCCGGGTTGTTCTGGAAGGCGAGCAGCGCGTCCAGGTCGGTGGACTGGTCCGGGCCGGCCGGGGCGGGCGTGCCCTCGGCGGTCTCGGTCGGGATCGGGTCGGCGGTGGAGTCCGCGCCACTCTCGGGGGTGGCCGCGTCCGAGGGGGCCGGCGTGGCCGGGGTCTCGTCGGCGAAGCCGACGCGGGGCCGGTTCGCGGTGCCCGAGGGCGCCGGCTGCTCCTGGGGAGCCTCCGGCAGCACGCTCTCGGACGGCGCCCCGGGGACCGGGCCGCCGGTGCCGGGCGCGGGGCCGCAGCGGCCGTCGGCCTCGGTGCAGGCGACCAGCCGGAACCGCATCTGCGCCTGGCGCTTCACCGTGTCGACGAGGTCGCGGGCGTTCTCGCCGGGGATCTCGACGACGATGAACTCGCCGCTCTGCGTGGTGACGTCCGCCTCCGCGACACCGGAGCCGTTGACGCGCTGGTCGATGATCTTGCGCGCCTCCTCGAGGCTCTCGTCGCTGGCGTCGCCCTGGGCCTTCAGGGTGATCCGGGTGCCGCCCTGGAGGTCGAGGCCGAGCTGCGGCTTCCACTCCCCGGCCAGCGCGGTCAGCCCGTAGAGCAGCACGACGCCGGCGAGGAACACCAGCAGCATGCGCCCGGGACCGGTCTTGCGAGCCATGCTCAGGCCTCCTCGGGCTCGGCGGAGACGACCTCGGGCCGGACGATCGTGCCGATCGCACCCCGGGCCACCTTGAGGACGACACCGTCGGCCACGCGGACCCGCACGTGGTCGTCCTCGATGTCCTCGACGGTGGCGAAGATGCCCGACGTGAGCATCACCTCGTCACCGACGGACAACGAGGACTGCATCCGGGAGAGTTCCTTCTGTCGCCGACTGGCCGGCCGGATGATCAGGAGCCAGAACAGCGCCGCGATCGCGACGATGGGCAGGAAGGAGGCGAGCTCCGCCAAGACAAGACCTCTCGAACGAGTTGATGGCCCCCGCGCCACGAGCGGCAGGCAGGACGACCGACGGGCAAGCATAACGGTGCCACGGTCCCGCCGAGGCATTCCGGACGTGCTCGGGATCACTGTCGCCGACCGCTGCACGCGGTGGAGTGTCCGCCCAGAGTACGCCGCGCGCCCCCGCGCCGGGAGCCTCCGCGCCGGGACTCAGTCCCCGAACAACAGCCCGTCCCCCGCGGCCGGGGTCAACGGGGCCGCAGCCGGGGCGGCGAGCCCGAGGTGCTCCCAGGCCGCCGGCGTGGCGACCCGGCCCCGGGGGGTCCGGGCCAGGAAGCCCAGCCGCACCAGGAACGGCTCGGCCACCTCCTCGACGGTCTCGCGCTCCTCCCCCACGGCCACGGCGAGCGTCGAGACGCCGACCGGTCCCCCACCGAAGCGGCGGCACAGCACGTCGATCACGGCGCGGTCGAGCCGGTCCAGCCCGAGCGCGTCGACCTCGTAGAGGTCCAGCGCAGCCTCGGCGACCGGCAGCGTGACGACGCCCTCGGCGCGCACCTGGGCGAAGTCGCGGACCCGGCGCAGCAGCCGGTTCGCGATCCGCGGCGTACCGCGCGAGCGCGACGCGATCTCGGCCGAGCCCTCGGGCGTCAGCTCCACGCCGAGCAGGCCGGCGGAGCGGTGCACGATCCGGTCCAGCTCGTGCGGCTCGTAGAATTCCAGGTGGGCGGTGAAGCCGAACCGGTCGCGCAGCGGGCCGGGCAGCAGCCCGGCGCGGGTGGTGGCGCCGACCAGCGTGAACGGCGGGATCTCCAGCGGGATCGCGGTGGCGCCGGGGCCCTTGCCGATGACGACGTCGACCCGGAAGTCCTCCATCGCCATGTAGAGCATCTCCTCGGCCGGGCGGGACATCCGGTGGATCTCGTCGACGAAGAGGACGTCGCCCTCATTCATCCCCGACAAGATCGCGGCCAGGTCGCCGGCGTGGGTGATGGCGGGGC from Nocardioides pantholopis harbors:
- the secF gene encoding protein translocase subunit SecF, translating into MGKASRYGNALYNGQRSIDFVGHRRLWYAISLLLVALALVSIFGKGLNFGIEFTGGTQYKVPLASSDVTQDTADELREAIAEAEVEGAESPVVTTAGSESVSIQVGELDQERTNEILDVISETVEPTGDISTDEIGASWGEEVAERALLGVAVFLVLVMIFIWIYFREWKMSIAAMVALFHDIVITVGIYALSGFPVTPSAVTGLLAVLGFSLYDTVVVFDKVRENTHELRKPGQTYADAANLAVNQTLVRSINTGIVALIPIGAILWVSVVQLGGGSLQDLALSQFVGMAVGIYSSVLLAPRILVQLKGREAGVQFEDRRAKARAKRASVDPYANVPAFTEDMPVADEPGDSDELDDLEEPDGERPAPVGRVTAPPRAEEATGRGRVAPPAKGSLSERNAAGRTQPTRQPRSKRGRK
- the secD gene encoding protein translocase subunit SecD; its protein translation is MARKTGPGRMLLVFLAGVVLLYGLTALAGEWKPQLGLDLQGGTRITLKAQGDASDESLEEARKIIDQRVNGSGVAEADVTTQSGEFIVVEIPGENARDLVDTVKRQAQMRFRLVACTEADGRCGPAPGTGGPVPGAPSESVLPEAPQEQPAPSGTANRPRVGFADETPATPAPSDAATPESGADSTADPIPTETAEGTPAPAGPDQSTDLDALLAFQNNPDQASVQAFNEFECPTDGSAAVVVDDPDKPLVTCEFDPETGTSQKYLLSAAAIEGTDLKSASAGIPQGDVNWVVNLDIGGKGEDVFEEISRALVGTENQFAIVLDGQVISAPTMQGVIPNGEAQISGNFTEETANSLATSLKFGALPITFEDDATTENIGPSLAGNQLTAGLWAGALGLGLVMLYCLLYYRGLGIVVLASLAVAAAITYALVLLLAKTAGFTLTLPGIAGLIIAVGVTADSFILFFERIRDEMREGRSMRVAVETGWKRAKVTRLAANTVSLLSAAILYIFATGAVKGFGFALGLSTLIDLAVLFWFTKPFVSWLAQFKFFNGGGKLSGLSPETLGIDAVPAGGKA
- the yajC gene encoding preprotein translocase subunit YajC yields the protein MAELASFLPIVAIAALFWLLIIRPASRRQKELSRMQSSLSVGDEVMLTSGIFATVEDIEDDHVRVRVADGVVLKVARGAIGTIVRPEVVSAEPEEA
- the ruvB gene encoding Holliday junction branch migration DNA helicase RuvB, whose product is MPFHEDELDEVETSHLRSLTAADADGDERAVEAALRPRSLEEVVGQTRVRDQLGLVLEAARRRGRAPDHVLLSGPPGLGKTTLAMIIAAEMSTPLRLTSGPAITHAGDLAAILSGMNEGDVLFVDEIHRMSRPAEEMLYMAMEDFRVDVVIGKGPGATAIPLEIPPFTLVGATTRAGLLPGPLRDRFGFTAHLEFYEPHELDRIVHRSAGLLGVELTPEGSAEIASRSRGTPRIANRLLRRVRDFAQVRAEGVVTLPVAEAALDLYEVDALGLDRLDRAVIDVLCRRFGGGPVGVSTLAVAVGEERETVEEVAEPFLVRLGFLARTPRGRVATPAAWEHLGLAAPAAAPLTPAAGDGLLFGD